The following proteins come from a genomic window of Pseudomonas sp. MAG733B:
- a CDS encoding AraC family transcriptional regulator gives MMQAQLLSQRSRVFDHADPYAVSGYVNQHVGNHCILMPRAGSPLASLDHRKFASLDLCRISYGASVRVTSGALESIYHLQVLLRGNCLWRGHGQEHYFAPGELLLINPDDPVDLTYSADCEKFILKIPTHLFESVCDEQRWRYPGQGVRFLENRYQLNELEGFVNLLAMICQEAESTEQIPRVQEHYTQIIASKMLGLMKTNVSRLELGSQTATFEAIADYIANHLKQDIDSEELARQASMSLRSLYGLFERNAGVTPKNYIRQKRLERINACLSDPTCNVRNVTEVAMDYGFLHLGRFSDSYRKQFGELPSDTLKRRH, from the coding sequence ATGATGCAAGCTCAACTGTTGAGTCAGCGCAGCAGAGTATTCGACCATGCCGACCCGTATGCGGTGTCGGGCTACGTCAATCAGCACGTCGGTAACCACTGCATTCTCATGCCTCGCGCCGGCAGCCCGCTGGCCAGTCTCGATCATCGCAAGTTCGCCAGCCTCGACCTGTGCCGCATCAGCTACGGCGCCAGTGTGCGAGTCACCTCTGGCGCGCTGGAGAGCATCTATCACCTGCAAGTGCTGCTGCGCGGCAACTGCCTGTGGCGTGGGCACGGCCAGGAGCATTACTTCGCGCCGGGTGAACTGCTGCTGATCAACCCCGACGATCCGGTGGACCTGACCTATTCCGCCGATTGCGAAAAATTCATCCTCAAAATCCCCACCCATCTGTTCGAGTCCGTCTGCGATGAGCAGCGCTGGCGCTATCCGGGGCAGGGCGTGCGATTCCTGGAGAACCGCTATCAGCTCAATGAACTGGAAGGCTTCGTCAACTTGCTGGCAATGATCTGCCAGGAAGCCGAGTCCACCGAGCAGATCCCCAGGGTGCAGGAGCATTACACGCAGATCATTGCCAGCAAGATGCTTGGCCTGATGAAGACCAATGTCAGCCGCCTTGAATTGGGCTCGCAGACTGCCACTTTCGAAGCAATTGCCGATTACATCGCGAACCATCTCAAGCAAGACATCGACAGCGAAGAACTGGCACGCCAGGCCAGCATGAGCCTGCGTTCGCTGTACGGCCTGTTTGAACGCAATGCCGGCGTCACGCCGAAAAACTACATCCGCCAGAAACGCCTGGAACGCATCAACGCCTGCCTGAGCGACCCGACCTGCAACGTGCGCAATGTTACGGAGGTGGCGATGGATTACGGCTTCCTGCATTTGGGACGGTTTTCCGACAGCTACCGGAAGCAGTTTGGGGAGTTGCCTTCGGATACCCTCAAACGCCGGCACTGA
- a CDS encoding LysR family transcriptional regulator, whose translation MELRHLRYFQVLAQTLNFTRAAELLHIAQPPLSRQIQQLEDELGVMLLERGRPLKLTDAGRFFHEHSTALLEQLNKVCDNTRRIGLGEKTWLGIGFAPSTLYGVLPELIRRLRSGEPLELELGLSEMTTLQQVQALKAGRIDIGFGRIRIDDPAIIQTVLTEDRLVAALPAGHPLLAGPISLRDLAKEPFVLYPGNPRPSYADHVIALFESYGVSIHVAQWTNELQTAIGLVGAGIGVTLVPASVQLLHRDDIGFTPLLEDNATSPIILSRRVGDVSPGLNHCLRMIDELLPRG comes from the coding sequence ATGGAACTGCGTCACCTGCGTTATTTCCAGGTATTGGCTCAAACCCTCAACTTCACCCGCGCCGCCGAACTGCTGCACATCGCCCAGCCACCGTTGAGCCGGCAGATCCAGCAACTGGAAGACGAACTCGGTGTGATGCTGCTGGAACGCGGGCGCCCGCTGAAGCTGACCGACGCCGGGCGGTTTTTCCATGAACACTCCACCGCCCTGCTCGAACAACTGAACAAGGTTTGCGACAACACGCGGCGCATTGGCCTGGGGGAAAAGACCTGGCTGGGCATCGGTTTTGCGCCATCGACGTTGTACGGCGTGCTGCCCGAGCTGATTCGTCGCTTACGCAGTGGCGAGCCGTTGGAGCTGGAGCTGGGGCTTTCGGAAATGACCACGTTGCAGCAGGTGCAGGCGCTGAAGGCCGGACGCATCGACATCGGCTTCGGGCGTATCCGCATCGACGATCCGGCCATCATCCAGACCGTATTGACCGAAGACCGCCTGGTCGCCGCCCTGCCCGCCGGCCACCCGCTGCTTGCCGGTCCCATCAGCCTGCGCGATCTCGCCAAAGAACCCTTTGTGCTGTACCCCGGCAATCCGCGACCGAGCTATGCCGACCACGTCATCGCACTGTTCGAATCTTATGGGGTGAGCATCCACGTCGCGCAATGGACCAACGAGCTGCAAACAGCAATCGGTCTGGTGGGAGCCGGGATCGGGGTTACGCTGGTGCCGGCCTCGGTGCAATTGCTGCACCGCGACGACATCGGCTTCACGCCGTTACTGGAAGACAACGCGACCTCGCCGATCATTCTCAGTCGGCGGGTGGGCGATGTGTCGCCGGGGTTGAACCATTGTTTGCGGATGATCGATGAGCTGTTGCCCCGAGGCTAG
- the catC gene encoding muconolactone Delta-isomerase, whose translation MLFHVKMTVNLPVDMNPEAANKLKADEKALAQRLQEQGKWRHLWRIAGHYANYSVFDVDSVQELHDLLMQLPLFPYMAIEIDAMCRHPSSIRDDDR comes from the coding sequence ATGCTGTTCCACGTAAAAATGACCGTGAACCTGCCGGTCGACATGAATCCTGAAGCGGCCAATAAATTGAAGGCTGACGAAAAAGCCCTGGCCCAGCGCCTGCAAGAGCAGGGCAAGTGGCGCCACCTGTGGCGCATCGCCGGGCACTACGCCAATTACAGCGTGTTCGATGTCGACAGCGTTCAGGAACTGCATGACCTGCTGATGCAACTGCCGCTGTTTCCGTACATGGCCATCGAAATCGACGCGATGTGCCGGCATCCTTCTTCCATCCGTGACGATGACCGCTGA
- the benB gene encoding benzoate 1,2-dioxygenase small subunit, whose protein sequence is MNISYEAVRDFLYREARYLDDRQWDEWLEMYAPDATYWMPSWDDNDELTEDPQREISLIWYGNRTGLEDRVFRIKTERSSASVPDTRTSHNISNIELLEQADGLCKVRFNWHTLSFRYKTVDSYFGSSFYTLDVRGENPLIKAKKVILKNDYVRQVIDVYHL, encoded by the coding sequence ATGAACATTTCCTATGAAGCGGTGCGCGATTTCCTCTATCGCGAAGCGCGCTACCTCGACGACCGGCAGTGGGACGAATGGCTGGAAATGTACGCTCCCGACGCGACGTACTGGATGCCGTCGTGGGACGACAACGACGAGTTGACCGAAGACCCGCAGCGGGAAATCTCGCTGATCTGGTACGGCAACCGCACCGGCCTGGAAGACCGCGTCTTCCGCATCAAGACCGAGCGCTCCAGCGCCAGCGTGCCGGACACGCGCACCTCCCACAACATCAGCAACATCGAGCTGCTGGAACAGGCCGACGGACTGTGCAAGGTGCGCTTCAACTGGCACACCCTGAGCTTTCGCTACAAGACCGTCGACAGCTATTTCGGCAGCAGTTTCTACACCCTCGACGTGCGCGGTGAAAACCCGCTGATCAAGGCCAAGAAAGTGATCCTGAAGAACGACTACGTTCGCCAGGTCATCGATGTTTACCACTTGTGA
- the benC gene encoding benzoate 1,2-dioxygenase electron transfer component BenC has product MTHSIAFNFEDGVTRFIDANVGETVADAAYRQGINIPLDCRDGACGTCKCFAEAGRYDLGEEYIEDALSAEEAEQGFVLTCQMRAQSDCVVRVPTSSEVCRTRQASYDATISAVRQLSDSTIALSIKGEALSKLAFLPGQYVNLGIPGSEQTRAYSFSSLQRDGEVSFLIRNVPGGLMSSFLTGMAKAGDSMSLAGPLGSFYLRDIRRPLLLLAGGTGLAPFTAMLEKIAEQGSDHPLHLIYGVTHDFDLVELDRLEAFAARIPNFTYSACVASPDSQHPLKGYVTQHIEPKHLNDGDVDVYLCGPPPMVEAVSQFIREKGIAPANFYYEKFAASAA; this is encoded by the coding sequence ATGACCCATTCCATAGCATTCAATTTTGAAGACGGCGTCACCCGGTTCATCGACGCCAATGTGGGCGAAACCGTGGCCGATGCTGCGTACCGCCAGGGCATCAATATTCCGCTGGACTGCCGCGACGGCGCCTGCGGCACCTGCAAGTGTTTTGCCGAAGCCGGCCGCTACGATCTGGGCGAGGAGTACATCGAAGATGCCCTCAGCGCAGAAGAGGCCGAACAGGGTTTTGTCCTGACCTGCCAGATGCGCGCCCAGAGTGATTGCGTGGTGCGGGTGCCGACCTCCTCGGAAGTCTGCCGCACGCGTCAGGCCAGTTACGACGCGACCATCAGCGCCGTGCGCCAGTTGTCCGACAGCACCATTGCGCTGTCGATCAAGGGCGAGGCGTTGAGCAAACTGGCGTTCCTGCCGGGGCAATACGTGAACCTGGGCATTCCCGGCAGCGAGCAGACTCGCGCGTACTCGTTCAGCTCGTTGCAGCGCGACGGCGAGGTCAGTTTTCTGATCCGCAACGTGCCGGGCGGTCTGATGAGCAGTTTCCTCACCGGCATGGCCAAGGCTGGCGACAGCATGAGTCTGGCCGGTCCTCTGGGCAGTTTCTACCTGCGTGATATTCGTCGTCCGTTGCTGTTGCTGGCGGGTGGCACCGGATTGGCGCCGTTTACCGCGATGCTGGAAAAAATCGCCGAGCAGGGCAGTGATCATCCGCTGCATTTGATCTACGGCGTGACTCACGATTTTGACCTGGTAGAGCTGGATCGACTTGAGGCCTTCGCTGCGCGCATCCCGAATTTCACCTATAGCGCCTGTGTCGCCAGCCCGGACAGTCAGCACCCGCTCAAGGGCTACGTGACCCAGCACATCGAGCCAAAGCATTTGAACGATGGTGACGTCGACGTCTACCTGTGCGGCCCGCCGCCGATGGTCGAGGCGGTCAGCCAGTTCATTCGCGAAAAAGGCATCGCGCCGGCGAACTTCTACTACGAAAAATTCGCCGCCAGCGCGGCGTGA
- a CDS encoding muconate cycloisomerase family protein encodes MLATAIESIETIIVDLPTIRPHKLAMHTMQNQTLVIIRVRCADGIEGIGESTTIGGLAYGNESPDSIKTNIDTHFAPLLIGQDSGNVNAAMLRLERSIRGNTFAKSGIETALLDAQGKRLGLPVSELLGGRVRDALPVAWTLASGDTEKDIAEAEKMLDLRRHRIFKLKIGAGEVNRDLAHVIAIKKALGDRASVRVDVNQAWEEAVAIRACRILGTNGIDLIEQPISRNNRAGMARLNAMSPAPIMADESIECVEDAFNLAREGAASVFALKIAKNGGPRAVLRTASIAEAAGIALYGGTMLEGGLGTMASAHAFVTLNKLAWDTELFGPLLLTEDILSEPLVYRDFELHVPKTPGLGLSLDEERLAFFRRDKTSTAIHQA; translated from the coding sequence ATGCTTGCTACTGCCATTGAATCGATCGAGACGATCATCGTCGATCTGCCGACCATCCGCCCGCACAAGCTGGCGATGCACACCATGCAGAACCAGACCCTGGTGATCATTCGCGTGCGATGCGCGGATGGCATCGAAGGCATCGGCGAGTCCACCACCATCGGTGGCCTGGCTTACGGCAACGAAAGCCCCGACAGCATCAAGACCAACATCGACACGCACTTCGCACCTCTGTTGATCGGCCAGGACAGCGGCAACGTTAACGCCGCGATGTTGCGTCTGGAGCGCAGCATCCGTGGCAACACCTTCGCCAAATCCGGTATCGAAACCGCGTTGCTCGACGCCCAGGGCAAGCGTCTTGGTCTGCCGGTCAGCGAATTGCTCGGCGGTCGCGTTCGTGACGCGCTGCCGGTGGCCTGGACCCTGGCCAGCGGCGACACCGAAAAAGACATCGCCGAAGCGGAAAAAATGCTCGACCTGCGCCGCCATCGCATCTTCAAGCTGAAGATCGGTGCCGGTGAGGTCAATCGCGATCTGGCCCACGTCATTGCCATCAAGAAAGCCCTCGGCGACCGCGCCAGCGTGCGGGTCGACGTCAATCAGGCCTGGGAGGAAGCCGTCGCAATCCGTGCCTGCCGCATTCTCGGCACCAATGGCATCGACCTGATCGAACAGCCGATCTCGCGCAACAACCGCGCCGGCATGGCCCGCCTGAATGCCATGAGCCCGGCGCCGATCATGGCCGATGAATCCATCGAATGCGTGGAAGATGCGTTTAACCTGGCGCGCGAAGGCGCGGCTTCGGTGTTCGCTTTGAAGATTGCCAAGAACGGTGGGCCGCGCGCCGTGTTGCGCACCGCCTCCATCGCCGAAGCGGCCGGTATCGCTCTGTACGGCGGCACCATGCTCGAAGGTGGCCTCGGTACGATGGCCTCGGCGCATGCTTTCGTTACCCTGAACAAACTGGCGTGGGACACCGAGTTGTTCGGCCCGCTGCTGCTGACCGAAGACATTCTCAGCGAACCGCTGGTGTATCGCGATTTTGAACTGCACGTGCCGAAAACCCCGGGTCTGGGCCTGAGCCTGGATGAAGAGCGCCTGGCGTTTTTCCGCCGCGACAAAACTTCCACTGCCATTCATCAAGCCTGA
- the catA gene encoding catechol 1,2-dioxygenase, whose product MNVKISHTAEVQKFLEEASGLLNDQGNPRTKALVYRILRDSVNIIEDLAVTPEEFWKAVNYLNVLGARQEAGLVVAGLGLEHYLDLLMDAEDEQAGKSGGTPRTIEGPLYVAGAPLSEGEARLDDGVDPGVTLFMQGRVFNTAGEPLAGAVVDVWHANTGGTYSYFDASQSEFNLRRRIVTDAEGRYRFRSIVPSGYGCPPDGPTQQLLDQLGRHGQRPAHIHFFISAPDHRHLTTQINLDGEKYLHDDFAYATRDELIAKITFSDDQARAAAHGVSGRFAEIEFDFTLQSSAQPDEQQRHERVRALED is encoded by the coding sequence ATGAACGTCAAGATTTCCCACACTGCTGAAGTACAAAAGTTTCTCGAAGAGGCCAGCGGCCTGCTCAACGATCAGGGCAATCCGCGCACCAAAGCCCTGGTCTACCGCATTCTGCGTGACTCGGTGAACATCATCGAAGACCTCGCGGTGACCCCGGAAGAGTTCTGGAAAGCGGTCAACTATCTCAACGTGCTGGGCGCGCGCCAGGAAGCCGGGCTGGTGGTGGCCGGGCTCGGTCTGGAACATTACCTCGACCTGCTGATGGACGCCGAAGACGAACAGGCCGGCAAATCCGGCGGTACGCCACGCACCATCGAAGGCCCGCTGTACGTGGCCGGCGCGCCGCTGTCCGAAGGCGAAGCGCGCCTCGATGACGGCGTTGATCCGGGTGTGACCCTGTTCATGCAAGGTCGCGTGTTCAACACCGCTGGCGAACCTCTGGCCGGTGCCGTGGTGGACGTTTGGCACGCCAACACTGGCGGCACGTACTCGTACTTCGATGCCTCGCAGTCGGAATTCAACCTGCGCCGCCGCATCGTCACCGATGCCGAAGGCCGCTACCGTTTCCGCAGCATCGTGCCGTCGGGTTATGGCTGCCCGCCGGACGGTCCGACCCAGCAACTGCTCGATCAACTGGGCCGTCACGGTCAGCGTCCGGCGCACATTCACTTCTTCATTTCCGCGCCGGATCATCGCCACCTGACCACCCAGATCAACCTGGATGGCGAAAAGTACCTGCATGACGATTTCGCCTACGCCACCCGTGACGAGCTGATCGCCAAGATCACCTTCAGCGATGATCAGGCCCGTGCGGCGGCTCATGGTGTCAGCGGTCGCTTTGCCGAGATCGAATTCGATTTCACCCTGCAATCGTCTGCCCAGCCTGACGAGCAGCAGCGTCATGAGCGGGTTCGCGCACTGGAAGATTGA
- a CDS encoding Rrf2 family transcriptional regulator, whose amino-acid sequence MSLYSAGVEYGIHCLIFLVGNGGDSREASVRDLAELQGVPLDYLAKIFTKLAKAKLVVATEGVRGGFKLARPADEITLLDIVNAIDGRKAIFECREIRGRCALFEGEAPAWALDGHCSVHGAMLTAQKRMEEALDQQTILDIARKVGRKAPAEFSAKVDNWMNDRREKKGTGGAQTSDDQLIQVTEISD is encoded by the coding sequence ATGTCTCTTTACAGCGCGGGTGTCGAGTACGGCATCCACTGCCTGATTTTCCTGGTGGGCAATGGCGGCGACTCCCGCGAAGCGAGCGTGCGCGACCTGGCAGAGTTGCAAGGCGTGCCTCTGGACTATCTGGCGAAAATCTTCACCAAACTGGCCAAGGCAAAACTGGTGGTCGCCACCGAAGGTGTTCGCGGCGGTTTCAAGCTGGCCCGCCCTGCTGACGAAATCACCCTGCTGGATATCGTCAACGCCATCGACGGGCGCAAGGCTATTTTCGAATGCCGGGAGATTCGCGGCAGATGTGCGCTGTTCGAAGGCGAAGCCCCCGCGTGGGCGCTGGACGGCCACTGCTCGGTGCATGGCGCGATGCTGACGGCGCAGAAGCGCATGGAAGAGGCGCTGGATCAGCAAACCATTCTGGACATTGCCCGCAAGGTCGGACGCAAAGCCCCGGCAGAGTTCAGCGCAAAGGTCGACAACTGGATGAATGATCGCCGGGAAAAGAAAGGCACCGGCGGCGCCCAGACAAGCGACGATCAGCTTATCCAGGTCACCGAAATCTCCGACTGA
- a CDS encoding NUDIX hydrolase — protein MKVRATVICELDRHILLVRKPRSRWTLPGGKVEPGETTAGAAMRELQEETGLGADDMLYLMELETGNTRHHVFEASVLNAQAVRPQNEIFDCIWFPLDSVQNLNTSDATLRIVKAFQRRL, from the coding sequence ATGAAAGTACGCGCAACCGTCATTTGCGAGCTGGACCGACACATTCTGCTGGTGCGCAAACCAAGGTCTCGCTGGACATTGCCCGGCGGCAAGGTCGAGCCCGGTGAGACCACCGCGGGCGCGGCAATGCGTGAACTGCAGGAAGAAACCGGGCTCGGCGCCGACGACATGCTGTACCTGATGGAACTGGAAACCGGCAACACCCGCCACCATGTCTTCGAGGCATCGGTGCTGAATGCCCAAGCCGTTCGGCCGCAAAACGAGATCTTCGACTGCATCTGGTTCCCGCTTGATTCAGTGCAGAACCTCAACACCAGCGACGCCACGCTCAGGATCGTCAAAGCCTTTCAGCGTCGTTTGTAG
- a CDS encoding DUF1652 domain-containing protein: MVPISVLCSIVESGFEPLACECTETLGLLRIEVYERQPRCVKLRIDNVSTEQLTSVRAISDFVGELRTEMKAGRRAFAG, translated from the coding sequence ATGGTTCCTATTTCAGTCCTTTGCAGCATTGTAGAGTCCGGTTTTGAGCCGCTGGCTTGCGAATGCACGGAAACCTTGGGATTGTTGCGTATCGAGGTTTACGAGCGTCAACCCCGGTGCGTCAAACTGCGGATCGATAACGTTTCGACCGAGCAATTGACCAGCGTGCGCGCAATCTCTGATTTTGTCGGCGAGTTGCGTACCGAAATGAAGGCAGGGCGCCGGGCGTTTGCCGGTTGA
- a CDS encoding 1,6-dihydroxycyclohexa-2,4-diene-1-carboxylate dehydrogenase, which translates to MDRFTDRVALITGAAQGIGRRVAERMAAEGAKLILVDRSELVFELQQQLAPDCQVLALTADLEQYEECDRVMQTAVERFGRLDVLINNVGGTIWAKPFEHYEASQIEAEVRRSLFPTLWCCHAALPFMLEQGSGAIVNVSSIATRSVNRVPYGAAKGGVNALTACLAFETAGRGVRVNATAPGGTEAPPRRVPRNTAEQSAEEKIWYQQIVDQTLDSSLMKRYGTLDEQAGAILFLASDEASYITGMIMPVGGGDQG; encoded by the coding sequence ATGGACAGATTCACAGACAGAGTCGCGCTGATTACCGGCGCCGCCCAAGGCATCGGTCGACGTGTTGCCGAACGCATGGCGGCGGAAGGGGCGAAGTTGATTCTGGTCGATCGCTCCGAGCTGGTGTTCGAGTTGCAGCAGCAATTGGCGCCGGATTGCCAGGTGCTGGCGCTGACTGCCGATCTTGAGCAGTACGAGGAATGCGACCGGGTGATGCAAACGGCTGTCGAGCGTTTCGGGCGTCTCGATGTACTGATCAATAACGTCGGCGGCACGATCTGGGCCAAGCCGTTCGAGCATTACGAAGCGTCGCAGATCGAGGCAGAAGTCCGTCGCTCGTTGTTCCCGACGTTGTGGTGCTGCCATGCCGCATTGCCGTTCATGCTGGAGCAGGGCAGCGGTGCAATCGTCAACGTCTCGTCGATCGCCACCCGCAGCGTCAACCGCGTGCCGTATGGCGCGGCGAAGGGCGGAGTGAATGCGCTGACCGCTTGCCTGGCGTTCGAAACCGCTGGGCGCGGGGTTCGGGTCAATGCCACTGCACCTGGTGGCACCGAAGCGCCGCCGCGCCGGGTTCCACGCAACACGGCCGAGCAAAGTGCCGAGGAAAAAATCTGGTATCAACAGATCGTCGACCAGACCCTCGACAGCAGTTTGATGAAACGCTACGGCACGCTGGATGAACAGGCCGGGGCTATTCTGTTTCTGGCCAGCGATGAGGCGTCGTATATCACCGGCATGATCATGCCGGTGGGTGGCGGCGATCAGGGCTGA
- the benA gene encoding benzoate 1,2-dioxygenase large subunit gives MTLRPEYVHSLLEDDPEQGLYRCKREMFTDPRLFDLEMEHIFEGNWLYLAHESQIPNINDFYTTTMGRQSIFIARNKDGVLNAFINACSHRGAMLCRHKSGNKSSYTCPFHGWTFNNSGKLLKVKDPANAGYPSSFNCEGSHDLTKVARFESYRGFLFGSLKADVLPLVEHLGESAKIIDMIVDQSADGLEVLRGSSSYIYEGNWKLTAENGADGYHVSSVHWNYAATQNQRKQREAGDTNPTMSAGSWAKQGGGFYSFDKGHMLLWTRWSNPEDRPLYERRDELAQDFGKARADWMIENSRNLCLYPNVYLMDQFSSQIRIARPISVNRTEITIYCIAPKGESDHARSSRIRQYEDFFNVSGMATPDDLEEFRSCQTSYQGSVTTWNDMSRGAEHWIEGADEAAKEIDLHPLLSGVRTEDEGLFVLQHKYWQQTMLKALAAEQSKLIAVEDVQ, from the coding sequence ATGACCCTGCGACCCGAATACGTGCATTCCCTGCTTGAAGACGATCCCGAGCAGGGCCTCTATCGCTGCAAACGCGAGATGTTCACCGACCCCCGGTTGTTCGATCTGGAGATGGAACACATCTTCGAGGGCAACTGGCTGTACCTGGCCCACGAAAGCCAGATCCCCAACATCAACGATTTCTACACCACCACCATGGGGCGTCAGTCGATCTTCATCGCGCGCAACAAGGACGGTGTGCTCAACGCCTTCATCAACGCCTGTAGCCACCGCGGCGCGATGCTGTGCCGGCACAAGTCCGGGAACAAGAGCTCCTACACCTGCCCGTTCCATGGCTGGACGTTCAACAACTCCGGCAAGTTGCTCAAGGTCAAAGACCCGGCCAACGCCGGCTATCCTTCGAGTTTCAACTGCGAAGGCTCCCACGACCTGACCAAGGTTGCGCGTTTCGAGTCCTATCGCGGTTTCCTGTTTGGCAGTCTCAAGGCTGATGTCTTGCCGCTGGTCGAGCACCTCGGCGAGTCGGCGAAGATCATCGACATGATCGTCGACCAGTCCGCCGATGGCCTGGAAGTGCTGCGCGGTTCTTCCAGCTACATCTACGAAGGCAACTGGAAACTCACCGCCGAAAACGGCGCCGACGGTTACCACGTCAGCTCTGTGCACTGGAACTACGCGGCCACCCAGAACCAACGCAAACAGCGTGAAGCCGGTGACACCAACCCGACCATGAGCGCCGGTAGCTGGGCCAAGCAGGGCGGTGGTTTCTATTCCTTCGACAAGGGCCACATGCTGCTCTGGACCCGTTGGTCCAACCCTGAGGATCGTCCGCTGTACGAACGTCGCGACGAGCTGGCGCAAGATTTCGGCAAGGCTCGCGCGGACTGGATGATCGAGAACTCGCGCAACCTGTGCCTGTACCCGAACGTGTACCTGATGGACCAATTCAGTTCGCAGATTCGCATCGCCCGACCGATCTCGGTCAATCGTACGGAAATCACCATTTACTGCATCGCCCCCAAAGGCGAAAGCGACCACGCGCGCTCAAGCCGGATTCGTCAGTACGAAGACTTCTTCAACGTCAGCGGCATGGCTACGCCGGACGATCTGGAAGAATTCCGCTCCTGCCAGACCAGTTACCAGGGCAGCGTCACGACGTGGAACGACATGTCCCGCGGCGCCGAACACTGGATCGAAGGCGCCGACGAGGCAGCCAAGGAAATCGATCTGCATCCACTACTCAGTGGCGTGCGCACCGAGGACGAAGGCCTGTTCGTGCTGCAACACAAATACTGGCAGCAGACCATGCTCAAGGCGCTGGCGGCCGAGCAGTCGAAGCTGATCGCCGTGGAGGACGTGCAATGA
- a CDS encoding DUF2188 domain-containing protein, translated as MSVPMLNKMHMNGYDVLSVNNGPWRVCTKGDRLGSFGSREEALAFAASLPGYKSRSSRQASNQ; from the coding sequence ATGAGTGTTCCGATGCTGAACAAAATGCACATGAACGGTTATGACGTACTCAGCGTGAACAACGGCCCTTGGCGGGTCTGCACCAAAGGTGACCGGCTGGGGTCATTTGGCAGCCGGGAGGAAGCACTGGCGTTTGCGGCGTCTCTTCCGGGCTACAAGTCGCGGTCGAGCAGGCAAGCCAGCAACCAGTAA
- a CDS encoding polysaccharide deacetylase family protein, translating into MKQVFKVLLACAMAVGLLGCIAAPIEMTPQTEQRLLAQPPIRFLLTFDDGPSASSFWNPTETVLDSLAKNPLQPDIKAVFFVQTRATRAGNSEIGRAVMHRERDAGHILAFHTATPSHTNHRSLDAQELEQALTDGCADIAAITGAPPTLVRPPFWSYDKRTFAAYQQHGLHVLLTDLSANDGKIWGFNASPRRRSHMLRSMSEVRERIARGELPVVDGVIPVVVTFHDLNRYTARHTREYLQILLDSAQATGVKTADQPFYNDTAELQRAAMARTLRDSAQPVELPGVWNWIWKDNAH; encoded by the coding sequence ATGAAACAGGTGTTCAAGGTTCTATTGGCGTGCGCCATGGCGGTCGGTCTGCTGGGCTGTATCGCTGCTCCCATCGAAATGACGCCGCAGACCGAACAACGGCTGCTCGCGCAACCACCGATCCGCTTTCTGCTGACATTCGATGACGGCCCCAGCGCGTCGAGTTTCTGGAATCCGACCGAAACCGTGCTCGATAGCCTGGCGAAAAATCCGCTGCAACCGGACATCAAAGCGGTGTTCTTCGTGCAGACCCGCGCCACTCGGGCCGGTAACAGTGAGATCGGCCGCGCGGTCATGCATCGCGAGCGCGATGCCGGGCACATTCTGGCCTTCCACACGGCCACGCCGTCGCACACCAATCATCGCTCGCTGGACGCGCAAGAACTGGAGCAGGCGCTCACCGATGGCTGTGCCGACATCGCCGCGATCACCGGTGCGCCGCCGACCTTGGTGCGCCCGCCATTCTGGAGTTACGACAAACGCACTTTCGCTGCCTATCAACAGCATGGCTTGCATGTGTTGCTGACCGACCTGAGCGCCAACGACGGCAAAATCTGGGGCTTCAACGCCAGCCCGCGACGCCGCTCGCACATGCTGCGTTCGATGTCTGAAGTGCGCGAGCGCATCGCCCGCGGCGAGCTGCCGGTGGTGGACGGGGTGATCCCGGTGGTGGTGACCTTTCACGACCTCAATCGCTACACCGCCCGGCATACCCGCGAGTACCTGCAGATCCTGCTCGACAGCGCTCAGGCGACCGGCGTGAAGACCGCAGACCAGCCGTTTTACAACGACACCGCCGAACTGCAACGGGCCGCAATGGCGCGTACGTTGCGTGACAGTGCTCAGCCGGTTGAATTGCCGGGGGTCTGGAACTGGATCTGGAAGGACAATGCCCACTGA